Proteins encoded by one window of Synechococcus sp. MVIR-18-1:
- the sat gene encoding sulfate adenylyltransferase, with product MTASSSSSQRTGVIAPYGGTLVDLMVSATEHAALKASATTSIECSDRNACDVELLVVGGFSPERGFMHQADYDSVVAGHRTTSGYLFGLPIVMDTDREDVAVGDKVLLTYKGQDLALLTVGDKWEPDKVVEAKGCYGTTSLEHPAVRMIATERRRYYLGGLIQGLQLPERVFPCKTPAEVRAGLPDGEDVVAFQCRNPIHRAHYELFTRALHAQNVSENAVVLVHPTCGPTQQDDIPGAVRFQTYERLAAEVDNSRIRWAYLPYAMHMAGPREALQHMIIRRNYGCTHFIIGRDMAGCKSSLSGDDFYGPYDAQNFAKECAPELTMETVPSLNLVFTDEEGYVTAEHAEARGLHVKKLSGTQFRKMLRSGEEIPEWFAFRSVVEVLRAS from the coding sequence ATGACTGCCAGTTCCTCGTCCTCGCAGCGCACCGGGGTGATTGCTCCTTATGGAGGCACCTTGGTGGATTTGATGGTGTCAGCCACGGAGCATGCCGCGCTGAAGGCTTCTGCCACCACAAGCATTGAATGTTCCGATCGCAATGCCTGTGATGTTGAGCTGCTCGTGGTGGGTGGATTCTCTCCAGAGCGAGGATTCATGCATCAGGCCGACTACGACTCCGTTGTGGCCGGGCACCGCACCACGTCTGGATACCTGTTTGGGTTGCCGATCGTGATGGATACCGACCGTGAGGACGTGGCGGTTGGTGACAAGGTGTTGTTGACGTACAAAGGTCAGGACCTCGCTCTTCTCACCGTTGGAGACAAGTGGGAACCCGACAAAGTTGTCGAGGCCAAAGGTTGTTACGGCACCACCTCGCTAGAGCACCCGGCGGTGCGCATGATCGCTACAGAGCGCCGTCGTTACTATCTCGGCGGCTTGATTCAGGGCTTGCAGCTTCCGGAGCGCGTCTTCCCTTGCAAGACGCCTGCAGAGGTGCGCGCCGGTCTCCCTGACGGCGAAGACGTGGTGGCATTCCAGTGCCGAAATCCCATTCACCGCGCCCACTACGAGCTCTTTACCCGTGCACTGCACGCCCAAAACGTCAGTGAGAATGCTGTCGTGTTGGTCCACCCCACCTGTGGCCCCACCCAGCAGGACGACATCCCGGGCGCCGTTCGCTTCCAGACCTATGAACGCCTGGCCGCAGAAGTGGACAACTCGCGCATTCGTTGGGCCTATCTGCCGTATGCGATGCACATGGCAGGTCCGCGTGAAGCCCTGCAGCACATGATTATTCGCCGGAATTACGGCTGTACTCACTTCATCATTGGCCGGGATATGGCTGGGTGTAAGTCCTCTCTTTCTGGGGATGATTTTTACGGCCCTTATGACGCGCAGAATTTCGCCAAAGAGTGTGCTCCTGAGCTGACGATGGAGACGGTGCCCTCCTTGAATCTCGTCTTCACCGACGAAGAGGGGTATGTCACTGCGGAACATGCGGAGGCCCGCGGTCTGCATGTCAAAAAGCTCAGCGGCACCCAATTCCGCAAGATGCTTCGCAGTGGCGAGGAGATCCCAGAGTGGTTTGCGTTCCGCAGCGTGGTTGAGGTCCTTCGGGCCTCCTAA
- the coaBC gene encoding bifunctional phosphopantothenoylcysteine decarboxylase/phosphopantothenate--cysteine ligase CoaBC, producing MKIEAPRPLEGRRLLVAASGSIAAVKTPLLVSALVKAGAEVRCVVTPSASRLVSPVALASLSRRPCLQDQDQWDPSQPRPLHVELAEWADLVVVAPLSATSLARWTQGLGDGLLASLLLACERPVVAASAMNTGMWGNAAVRRNWELLQQDERVLCLGPEPGLLACDRIGEGRMADPALIQLAVLHALQQGSQARQLRRDWSGRSLLVTAGPTVEALDPARTMSNRSSGRMGVMLAQAARWRGARVDLIHGPLQLPDAWLEGLCCHPVESAQAMESALIDLQPGVDAVAMAAAVADLRRRGGALPEKPAKAALASVLSAEMEAVPDLLAGLAERRPPGQVLLGFAALSGQADSLLERARHKLSAKQCDLLFANPIDQPNQGFGSDLNGGWLLRRDGTQEQCVPQCKLELANRLLDEIARQLPAAHPLNSPDVDSAL from the coding sequence ATGAAGATTGAGGCCCCAAGGCCTCTGGAGGGGCGTCGTCTCCTCGTAGCGGCATCGGGAAGCATCGCTGCGGTTAAGACCCCACTTCTTGTCAGTGCATTGGTGAAGGCAGGGGCCGAGGTGCGTTGTGTCGTCACCCCTAGCGCCTCTCGCCTTGTTAGCCCTGTGGCACTGGCAAGCCTGAGTCGTCGCCCGTGTTTGCAAGATCAGGATCAGTGGGATCCATCGCAGCCTCGGCCGCTGCATGTGGAGCTTGCTGAATGGGCAGATCTCGTGGTTGTGGCTCCCTTAAGCGCCACGAGCTTGGCCCGTTGGACCCAGGGGCTTGGAGATGGGTTGCTGGCCTCTTTGCTGTTGGCTTGCGAGCGGCCTGTGGTGGCAGCCTCAGCCATGAATACAGGCATGTGGGGCAATGCTGCAGTTCGACGCAACTGGGAGCTTTTGCAACAGGATGAACGGGTGCTCTGCCTAGGGCCAGAGCCTGGTTTGTTGGCTTGTGATCGAATTGGAGAGGGGCGAATGGCCGATCCCGCTTTGATTCAATTGGCGGTTCTGCATGCGCTTCAGCAAGGGAGCCAGGCACGCCAGTTGAGGCGTGATTGGAGCGGTCGTTCCTTGCTCGTCACCGCTGGCCCAACGGTGGAAGCGCTCGATCCTGCTCGAACGATGAGCAACCGCAGTAGCGGACGCATGGGCGTGATGCTCGCTCAAGCTGCCCGTTGGCGAGGTGCCCGGGTTGACTTAATCCATGGCCCCTTGCAGTTGCCTGACGCCTGGCTTGAAGGGTTGTGTTGCCACCCTGTGGAGTCGGCGCAAGCGATGGAATCGGCACTGATTGATCTGCAGCCGGGTGTTGATGCGGTGGCGATGGCCGCGGCGGTGGCCGATCTGCGCCGTCGTGGTGGAGCGCTTCCGGAGAAACCCGCGAAGGCCGCTTTGGCCAGCGTTCTTTCGGCCGAAATGGAGGCTGTGCCAGATCTTTTGGCCGGCTTGGCTGAACGCCGACCGCCGGGCCAAGTGCTCCTGGGATTTGCGGCTCTCAGTGGTCAAGCTGATTCGCTGCTGGAGCGGGCCCGTCACAAACTCTCCGCCAAGCAATGCGACCTGTTGTTTGCCAACCCCATTGATCAGCCCAATCAGGGGTTTGGCTCTGATCTCAATGGAGGCTGGTTGCTCAGGCGTGATGGCACACAGGAGCAGTGCGTACCCCAGTGCAAGCTCGAGCTCGCCAATCGCTTGTTGGATGAGATCGCCAGGCAACTGCCCGCAGCGCATCCCCTCAATTCGCCCGACGTTGACTCAGCTCTGTGA
- a CDS encoding bifunctional 4-hydroxy-2-oxoglutarate aldolase/2-dehydro-3-deoxy-phosphogluconate aldolase: MYELLSTSDRQQWLMASLRRQPLIIVLRPKESDLTGPFLLSLLCQRLDQLVDLGVHHIEIAWMDHSRWSALIAAIRLRHPTLQLGVASVTSQRGLQAVIDLDLPYAMSPLLDQDLVSMAQQHNCCLVPGVMTPTEIRQAMVLGCHVVKLFPAVVLGLDYHHQISAPMGDLPFMIAAGGLSVADLDSWLSAGYDAIALGRGVLSTTDAVDDLRKWLT, translated from the coding sequence ATGTACGAATTGCTGAGTACGTCTGATCGTCAGCAGTGGTTGATGGCCTCGTTGCGCCGTCAGCCACTCATTATTGTTTTGCGGCCCAAGGAGAGTGATCTCACTGGGCCGTTTTTGTTGTCACTGTTGTGTCAACGCCTCGATCAGTTGGTTGATCTGGGCGTCCATCACATTGAGATTGCCTGGATGGATCACTCTCGCTGGAGTGCCCTGATAGCGGCCATCCGTCTGCGGCATCCAACCCTTCAGCTGGGAGTGGCCTCTGTCACGTCTCAACGCGGTCTCCAAGCGGTCATCGATCTTGATCTGCCCTATGCCATGTCGCCGCTGTTGGATCAGGATCTGGTCTCTATGGCCCAGCAACACAACTGTTGTCTCGTTCCTGGTGTGATGACGCCAACCGAAATTCGGCAGGCGATGGTTCTTGGTTGCCATGTTGTGAAACTGTTTCCAGCGGTTGTGCTGGGCCTCGATTACCACCATCAGATTTCAGCGCCGATGGGGGATCTGCCCTTCATGATTGCCGCCGGAGGCTTGAGTGTGGCCGACTTGGATTCGTGGCTGTCGGCTGGTTACGACGCGATTGCCCTCGGTCGTGGTGTTCTCAGTACCACGGACGCCGTCGACGACCTCCGTAAGTGGTTGACGTGA
- a CDS encoding DUF2555 domain-containing protein: MWSSLQGTSMPITPESLDAFDDDKVAVLAKRLEDDDYPTPFDGLNDWHLLRALAIHRPELTGPYVHLVDQEPFDED; encoded by the coding sequence ATGTGGTCTTCGCTTCAGGGAACCAGCATGCCGATCACGCCGGAATCTCTGGACGCGTTTGATGACGACAAAGTGGCTGTGCTCGCGAAGCGCCTTGAAGACGACGACTACCCCACCCCTTTTGATGGCTTAAATGATTGGCATCTGTTGCGTGCCTTGGCGATCCACCGGCCGGAGCTCACGGGTCCATACGTTCATTTAGTTGATCAGGAACCATTCGATGAAGATTGA
- the ftsH3 gene encoding ATP-dependent zinc metalloprotease FtsH3, with protein sequence MNKRWRNVGLYVLLVVVVIVVGTAFLDRPDPATEARTLRYSDFVESVQEDQVSRVLLSPDRGTAQIVETDGRRAEVNLAPDKDLLKMLTDHNVDIAVQPSRQPGAWQQAATSLIFPLLLLGGLFFLFRRAQGGGGGGGNQAMNFGKSKARVQMEPTTQITFGDVAGIEGAKLELTEVVDFLKNPDRFTAVGAKIPKGCLLVGPPGTGKTLLAKAVAGEAGVPFFSISGSEFVEMFVGVGASRVRDLFEQAKKNAPCIVFIDEIDAVGRQRGAGLGGGNDEREQTLNQLLTEMDGFEGNTGIIIIAATNRPDVLDSALMRPGRFDRQVTVDRPDYAGRLQILGVHARSKTLSKDVDLDKVARRTPGYTGADLANLLNEAAILAARRQLTEVSNDEISDAIERIMVGPEKKDRVMSERRKRLVAYHEAGHALVGALMPDYDAVQKISIIPRGNAGGLTFFTPSEERMESGLYSRTYLQNQMAVALGGRVAEEIVYGEDEVTTGASNDLQQVASVARQMVTRFGMSDKLGPVALGRAQGGMFLGRDIAAERDFSEDTAATIDSEVSDLVDVAYHRATKVLNDNRSVLDELAEMLVESETVDSQELQDLLIRRDVRIAEYV encoded by the coding sequence TTGAACAAGCGTTGGCGCAATGTGGGGCTATATGTCCTGCTCGTAGTGGTAGTAATCGTTGTGGGTACGGCGTTCCTTGATCGCCCGGACCCTGCAACGGAGGCACGCACGCTGCGGTACAGCGATTTTGTGGAATCTGTTCAGGAAGATCAGGTCAGCAGAGTGTTGCTCTCTCCCGATCGTGGAACGGCTCAGATTGTTGAGACCGATGGTCGTCGTGCCGAGGTCAACCTCGCTCCGGACAAGGATCTGCTCAAGATGCTGACGGATCACAACGTCGACATCGCTGTGCAGCCTTCACGTCAGCCGGGCGCTTGGCAGCAAGCCGCGACCAGCTTGATCTTCCCGTTGTTGCTGCTCGGAGGTCTTTTCTTCCTGTTCCGTCGCGCCCAGGGCGGCGGCGGCGGCGGTGGAAACCAAGCCATGAATTTCGGCAAGAGCAAGGCAAGGGTTCAAATGGAGCCCACCACCCAGATCACATTTGGTGATGTTGCTGGAATTGAGGGCGCCAAGCTTGAGCTCACTGAGGTGGTTGATTTCCTCAAGAATCCAGATCGTTTTACCGCTGTAGGAGCAAAAATTCCAAAGGGCTGCTTGCTTGTTGGCCCTCCGGGTACAGGTAAAACCCTTCTCGCCAAAGCAGTGGCAGGTGAAGCAGGTGTTCCTTTCTTCTCAATCTCAGGCTCTGAGTTTGTGGAGATGTTTGTTGGTGTTGGTGCCAGCCGTGTTCGCGACCTGTTTGAACAGGCCAAGAAAAATGCACCATGCATCGTGTTCATCGATGAGATTGATGCTGTCGGTCGTCAGCGTGGCGCTGGCCTCGGTGGCGGTAACGACGAGCGAGAGCAAACCTTGAACCAGCTCCTTACGGAGATGGATGGTTTTGAAGGCAATACCGGCATCATCATCATTGCGGCAACCAACCGCCCTGATGTGTTGGATTCAGCCTTGATGCGTCCAGGTCGTTTCGACCGCCAAGTCACGGTTGACCGTCCTGATTACGCTGGTCGCCTCCAAATCCTTGGCGTTCACGCCCGCAGCAAAACGCTGTCGAAGGATGTCGACCTCGACAAGGTGGCTCGCCGGACTCCTGGATATACCGGTGCTGATTTGGCCAACCTTCTCAATGAAGCGGCCATCCTTGCGGCTCGCCGTCAACTCACTGAGGTGAGCAACGACGAGATCAGTGATGCGATTGAGCGCATCATGGTGGGCCCTGAGAAGAAGGATCGGGTGATGAGCGAGCGTCGCAAGCGTCTGGTTGCCTATCACGAGGCAGGCCATGCGCTCGTGGGTGCACTGATGCCTGATTACGACGCCGTCCAGAAGATTTCAATCATTCCCCGCGGGAACGCTGGTGGTTTGACCTTCTTTACGCCGAGCGAAGAACGGATGGAATCCGGCCTTTACTCACGCACCTATCTCCAGAATCAAATGGCAGTGGCCTTGGGCGGTCGGGTTGCAGAAGAAATTGTCTACGGAGAAGACGAGGTCACAACCGGTGCCTCCAACGATCTGCAGCAGGTGGCTTCCGTAGCCCGTCAAATGGTGACTCGTTTTGGCATGAGCGACAAGCTTGGTCCGGTTGCTCTTGGCCGTGCGCAAGGAGGGATGTTCTTGGGTAGAGACATCGCTGCTGAACGTGACTTCTCAGAAGACACCGCCGCCACGATTGATTCCGAAGTCTCGGATCTTGTTGATGTGGCCTATCACCGTGCCACCAAGGTGCTGAACGACAACCGTTCAGTTCTTGACGAGCTCGCTGAAATGCTGGTTGAAAGCGAAACTGTTGATTCTCAGGAACTACAGGATCTGCTGATCCGACGCGATGTACGAATTGCTGAGTACGTCTGA
- the aroC gene encoding chorismate synthase, with protein MGSSFGELFRISTFGESHGGGVGVIVDGCPPRLELDLEAIQADLDRRRPGQSRITTPRKEADQVEILSGLLDGVTLGTPIAMVVRNKDQRPQDYKDMEVAFRPSHADATYQAKYGIQARSGGGRASARETIGRVAAGAIARQLLRKANGTEVIAWVKRIHDLEASVDPSSVTPEQVESNIVRCPDAGMAEKMIQRIEAIGQEGDSCGGVIECVVRQASTGLGMPVFDKLEADLAKAVMSLPATKGFEIGSGFAGTLLKGSAHNDAFLPTKDGSLHTATNYSGGIQGGISNGEAIVIRVAFKPTATIRKEQQTINAVGEATTLSAKGRHDPCVLPRAVPMVEAMVSLVLADHLLRQQGQCSLW; from the coding sequence ATGGGCAGCAGCTTCGGAGAACTGTTTCGGATCAGCACTTTTGGGGAATCGCATGGTGGAGGTGTGGGCGTCATCGTGGATGGCTGCCCGCCAAGGCTGGAGTTAGACCTTGAGGCCATTCAGGCAGACCTCGACCGCAGACGGCCTGGTCAAAGTCGTATCACCACACCGAGGAAAGAAGCAGACCAGGTCGAGATCCTGAGCGGATTACTGGATGGGGTCACCCTTGGCACTCCGATTGCAATGGTGGTGCGCAACAAGGATCAACGACCTCAGGATTACAAAGACATGGAAGTGGCCTTCCGCCCCTCCCATGCTGATGCCACGTACCAGGCGAAGTACGGCATCCAGGCCCGCAGCGGCGGCGGCAGGGCCTCCGCACGGGAAACGATTGGACGGGTTGCAGCGGGAGCTATTGCAAGGCAGCTGCTCAGAAAAGCCAATGGAACCGAAGTGATCGCTTGGGTGAAGCGAATCCACGATCTCGAGGCGAGCGTTGATCCCAGTTCAGTCACACCCGAACAAGTGGAAAGCAACATCGTGCGCTGCCCTGATGCAGGGATGGCCGAAAAGATGATTCAACGGATTGAAGCGATCGGCCAAGAGGGAGATTCCTGCGGCGGGGTGATTGAGTGCGTGGTGAGGCAAGCAAGCACAGGACTGGGAATGCCCGTGTTCGACAAGCTGGAAGCTGATTTAGCCAAAGCCGTGATGTCACTGCCCGCCACCAAGGGCTTTGAAATCGGATCGGGCTTTGCCGGCACTCTGCTGAAGGGCAGTGCCCACAACGATGCCTTTCTACCCACCAAGGACGGAAGCCTGCATACGGCCACGAACTATTCCGGAGGCATTCAGGGAGGGATCAGCAATGGGGAAGCGATTGTGATCCGCGTGGCCTTCAAGCCAACGGCCACCATCCGCAAGGAGCAACAAACCATCAACGCGGTAGGAGAGGCCACCACGCTCTCAGCCAAAGGACGCCACGACCCTTGCGTCTTACCAAGAGCCGTTCCGATGGTGGAAGCGATGGTGTCCTTAGTACTGGCCGATCACCTGCTCAGGCAGCAAGGGCAATGCAGCCTTTGGTGA
- a CDS encoding methyltransferase domain-containing protein translates to MAESSFSKAASTAAGYYDSNDADRFYAEVWGGEDIHIGLYNAESEPIATASRRTVEALAALIKEQRNDSSNESCSIVDLGSGYGGAARHLCQNPKVKVEAINISAVENTRHRELNRAAGLEGQIQVHDASFEAVPLKDACADVVWSQDAILHSGDRQQVMKEAARLLKPGGVMVMTDPMAANGVPSGSLSKILDRIHLSDLGSPERYKSWATNVGLQRDVWDDRTPMLILHYSRVRDELQRRHDELKLSISPEYLKTMSAGLEHWVEGGKAGRLCWGLMRFHKPKE, encoded by the coding sequence ATGGCTGAATCTTCTTTTTCAAAGGCTGCCTCAACTGCCGCTGGTTACTACGACAGCAACGATGCCGACCGCTTTTATGCAGAGGTTTGGGGCGGAGAAGACATTCATATCGGGCTCTACAACGCGGAGTCGGAGCCGATTGCAACCGCGAGTCGCCGCACGGTAGAAGCGCTAGCCGCGCTCATTAAGGAGCAGCGCAATGACTCCTCTAACGAGAGCTGTTCCATCGTGGATCTGGGCTCTGGCTACGGCGGAGCGGCTCGCCACCTTTGCCAAAACCCCAAGGTCAAAGTAGAAGCCATCAATATCTCTGCCGTCGAGAACACCCGTCATCGTGAACTCAATCGTGCGGCCGGCTTGGAAGGTCAAATCCAGGTGCATGACGCCTCTTTTGAAGCCGTGCCTCTTAAGGATGCCTGCGCCGATGTGGTCTGGAGCCAAGATGCCATCCTTCACTCGGGAGATCGCCAACAGGTGATGAAAGAAGCCGCAAGACTTCTCAAGCCCGGTGGCGTGATGGTGATGACAGACCCCATGGCGGCCAACGGCGTGCCCTCAGGGTCACTCTCCAAGATTCTGGACCGCATTCACCTCTCCGATCTGGGCTCCCCAGAGCGATACAAAAGCTGGGCGACCAACGTTGGGCTTCAACGCGACGTTTGGGATGACCGCACGCCAATGTTGATCCTCCACTACAGCCGAGTTCGAGACGAGCTCCAACGGCGTCATGACGAGCTGAAACTGAGCATTAGTCCTGAGTACCTCAAGACCATGAGCGCAGGTCTTGAGCATTGGGTTGAAGGAGGCAAAGCTGGAAGGCTCTGCTGGGGCCTGATGCGTTTCCACAAACCAAAAGAGTGA
- the psbO gene encoding photosystem II manganese-stabilizing polypeptide yields MRIRPLLAMVLALCLFVVTACSGGAEAIDRSNVTYDDIRNTGKANDCPTLPDSARGSISLTAGAAYELRGICMHPSQVFVKGEPANKRQEAQFVEGKILTRYTSSLDEVFGDLIVGEDGLSFKEKGGIDFQPITVLVPGGEEFPFTFSSKNLQATADGAALTTSTDFNGTYRTPSYRTSNFIDPKGRALTTGVDYPQGLMALGGDYDELESENVKRYIDGTGLMSFSITKIDPETGEFGGVFTAIQPSDSDMGGREIVDVKISGEVFGRLEEA; encoded by the coding sequence ATGCGCATCCGTCCCCTGCTGGCCATGGTGCTAGCCCTCTGTCTCTTTGTTGTAACCGCCTGCAGTGGTGGTGCTGAGGCCATAGATCGATCCAACGTCACCTATGACGACATCCGCAATACGGGCAAGGCCAATGATTGCCCCACCCTGCCTGATTCGGCCCGTGGTTCCATCAGCCTGACGGCTGGCGCTGCTTATGAACTGCGCGGAATCTGCATGCATCCCTCCCAGGTCTTCGTCAAAGGCGAGCCTGCGAATAAGCGTCAAGAGGCGCAATTCGTTGAGGGCAAAATCCTCACCCGCTACACCTCGAGTTTGGATGAAGTCTTTGGCGATCTCATCGTTGGTGAGGATGGTTTGAGCTTTAAAGAAAAAGGCGGTATCGATTTCCAGCCGATCACCGTTTTGGTTCCTGGTGGAGAGGAATTCCCCTTCACCTTCTCCAGCAAAAACCTTCAAGCCACCGCTGATGGTGCAGCACTCACAACCAGTACCGACTTCAACGGCACTTACCGCACACCGAGCTACCGCACCAGCAACTTCATCGATCCCAAGGGTCGTGCGCTGACAACCGGTGTGGACTATCCACAGGGCCTGATGGCCTTGGGTGGTGACTACGACGAACTGGAAAGCGAAAACGTCAAGCGCTACATCGATGGCACTGGCCTGATGAGCTTTTCAATCACCAAAATCGACCCTGAGACTGGTGAGTTTGGCGGTGTGTTCACAGCGATTCAACCCTCCGACTCTGATATGGGCGGGCGGGAGATCGTTGACGTGAAGATCAGCGGAGAGGTCTTCGGCCGTCTTGAGGAGGCTTGA
- a CDS encoding cupin domain-containing protein → MNERNASEVVEKLVEEWKLQPHPEGGWYRELHRSSALVVRPDQQQRCAISTILYLLDAGSLSRWHRVSHADEVWTHLQGAPLSLWCLEPKADQATREVLSMHNPVQVIPADHWQAAKAEGPYSLVSCCVGPGFSFEDFTMLRDLPESERPTAALVDLI, encoded by the coding sequence ATGAACGAACGCAACGCATCTGAGGTCGTTGAGAAGCTGGTCGAGGAATGGAAGCTGCAACCGCATCCTGAGGGGGGCTGGTACCGCGAGCTGCATCGAAGCTCTGCTCTTGTGGTTCGACCTGATCAGCAACAGCGCTGCGCCATCAGCACAATCTTGTATCTCTTGGATGCAGGATCGCTCAGTCGCTGGCACAGGGTGAGCCATGCCGATGAGGTGTGGACCCATCTGCAAGGAGCACCACTCAGTCTGTGGTGCCTCGAACCAAAGGCTGATCAGGCCACGCGAGAGGTGTTGTCGATGCACAACCCTGTTCAGGTGATTCCAGCGGATCACTGGCAGGCCGCTAAAGCTGAAGGTCCTTACAGCCTGGTGAGTTGCTGTGTTGGGCCTGGATTCAGCTTTGAAGATTTCACCATGCTCAGAGATCTTCCAGAAAGCGAGCGTCCAACGGCAGCGCTTGTTGATCTGATCTGA
- a CDS encoding class I SAM-dependent methyltransferase yields the protein MSSFTNPSPVEQRDAQKFGDSPERVRETDHYEQEYIEQFVDRWDRLIDWEAREKAEGDFFIKLLHQHGAKSVLDVATGTGFHSVRLLREGFDVVSVDGSPNMLARAFKNARERDLLMRTVHADWRFLNRDVHGEFDAVICLGNSFTHLFREQDRRKALAEYYAVLKHNGVLILDHRNYDRLLEGNSKSGKSNVYCGKDVEVGPEHVDDGLARFRYAFSDGSTYHLNMFPLRHGYVRRLMREVGFQRINTFGDYQQGHDDPDFYVHVAEKEYRFDTDMTEI from the coding sequence ATGTCATCGTTCACGAATCCCTCTCCCGTCGAGCAGAGAGATGCTCAGAAGTTCGGAGACTCACCTGAACGGGTTCGCGAAACTGATCATTACGAACAGGAATACATCGAACAATTTGTTGATCGCTGGGATCGATTGATTGACTGGGAGGCAAGAGAAAAAGCAGAAGGAGATTTTTTCATCAAACTATTGCATCAGCATGGAGCCAAATCCGTTCTTGATGTTGCCACTGGCACAGGGTTCCACTCCGTTCGTTTATTGCGAGAAGGATTTGATGTTGTCAGTGTGGATGGAAGCCCAAACATGTTGGCTCGCGCCTTTAAAAATGCACGCGAACGCGACTTGTTGATGCGCACCGTTCATGCCGATTGGCGCTTTCTCAATCGTGACGTTCATGGCGAGTTTGATGCGGTGATCTGCCTAGGCAATTCCTTCACGCATCTATTTCGTGAGCAAGATCGACGCAAAGCGTTGGCGGAGTACTACGCCGTGCTGAAGCACAACGGCGTTTTGATCCTGGATCACAGAAATTACGACCGCTTGTTGGAGGGCAACTCCAAAAGCGGAAAAAGCAACGTGTACTGCGGGAAAGATGTTGAAGTTGGTCCGGAGCATGTCGACGACGGACTGGCTCGCTTCCGCTACGCCTTCAGCGACGGAAGCACTTACCACCTAAATATGTTTCCGTTGCGCCACGGCTATGTAAGACGCCTAATGCGTGAGGTTGGATTTCAACGGATCAATACCTTCGGGGACTACCAACAAGGCCATGACGATCCTGACTTCTATGTGCATGTTGCGGAAAAGGAATATCGCTTTGACACAGACATGACCGAGATTTAG